GCTAGAGGGCTTGGAGTGGGTTTAAGGGATAGCAGATGCTGTCCTCATATAAAATGAGGGTTTTGTGGATTATAACCACCATGTTCCAGCAGAGACTGAGCAGGTCAGATATACCacagcccctccctcccgccaGGAGATGCTACAGCAGCCCCGCCCACAGTGGGCCACTTTGTTGTCAATCAAGATGCCACTCAGGAAGGtctgagatggagggagggacaggggccACAGGTGGGTAATGAAGATCCTGCGGCTCTCTCCTGAGCATGCTTAATGCATGAGGTGACATTCGATCACCTCCCGTGCCGCTGACTGCTAACTACGCCACCAAACCACGGCTTCAGAGATGGCTGGAAGTCAGACTGCAGCTGAATGGTGGTCTTGGGAGTTGGTCTGCTGGTGGCATTCTTAGAGGTTGGATTAAGGAAGCTGACACTCTTCCCTCATGCAGAGagatatggggtgtgtgtgtgtgtgtgtgtgtgtgtgtgtgtgtgtgtgtggtgtaggacttgaactcaggtcctcatgttcACTGACAGCTGCTCTCTTGGTCATGACAGGAGCTTTACCGCtagatccacacctccacttctggcttttcatcaACTATTTGGAGACAATCTTTTTTGATTtgtctgcctgcactggcttcacaCGGAACTGCGATccgcagagctcagcctcctgagtggctaggattaccggAATGACTCATTACTGTCCCGCTTCATCTTAAAAGTCCGGATTCTCAAGAGGgacttttcctttgttgctgacTTCCTTTTCGTtctctttgtcttgtttatttatctgtctttgggaagggaagggggtgcccagaaatggaaggacagcgaacaaatgcagcagtggaactctCTCGACACTCTGTGGaagatgaactatataacttgtgggtgatgATGGGAGGGGaagactgggagaaagtgagggaaggggtgatagtgTCCAAAAACGCATGTACtccttacctggcttatgtaactgtaacccctctgtacatcacctttataataacaattaaaaataagtaaagtcCTTGTTCTCACCAGGTGCCTCACAtatgtaaatctagctactcatcTAATACCTAGCtacttacctccaatcaacttccaaagaggaggaagcagagctgtggcttaagtggtagagcactagctttgagcaaaggcgctgagttcaagccccaggagcagcgcccccctccccccggctcccTGTACTCCTGGCACCAGAAATTCCTggtctcatttcctcctctccatCTTCCATCTTTTACCCCTGTGGCACTGGTCCTTTCCTCCATCCCCTGCCTCTCTCTCattccagtatcctctcccaaGCTTTCCTGGCTGGCCAAAGCCTCTCTGTGGCCTCTGAACTCTTCAGAGCACTGCCCAGtgttggtacacacacacacacacacacacacacacacacacacacacaatctctttaGATGAAGACTGTACCCCACTCTATGCCTTGGCGGTACTTATTGTTCCAAACAGGCACTaccatttcctcctctcccctcctttcctcagtACCAAGGCCAAAGTCTAGAACCACCCTTGACTCTTCCTGAATGCCACCCAGTCCAACGTCAGCCTCTGGTTAGTTCTGGAATTGTCCTCTGGTTTGACTACAATCCCCCTAAATTACTATCATCATTGAAATTGGTGTTGATTTCCACATCAACCTCTTTCAAATGAATCCTCCCAAGAGTGGATGAGGAATGTCCGGCCTGAGGACCTTCTAGGGCCCACAAAATCATGTGGTTTGGCTCTGCCAAGGTAGCCACAGGCAAGACTTGAAATTCAATAAATCTAGGAGCTTTTTCATAGCAACATAAACATCATTGCCAGCTAACCTCACACATACCAAATGGCCTTTGGCAGGGAAAAGCCTCCTCCACCCTTGCATGTCATTACAAGTTTTCTCACTGAGATAAAATTCAGATAAATGGATTTGCCATTTTAATCATTCTAAAGTGTATAATGATGCAGTAGTTTTATAATATCCAAATTCCACAACAGtataccagacttttttttttggactacAAGCTTTGATCTATCAGCTGATTATAAAATCTATTTAgttaagcactggtggctcatgcctgcagtcctagctacttgggaggctgggatctgagggtcacagttcagagacagcctgggcagaaaaagctcaagaaacTCTATTGCTAATCAGCTAacaaaaaagctagactggaagtatggctcaagtggtagagtgccagctgtgagtggaaaagctaagtgagagcttgagttcaaaccctagtactggcagagagagagagagagagaaagagagagagaggattcagGCTGGAGGGAACAGAATGCAAAGGTCCTAGGTTAGGAGATATTTGGATTGGATTGTtgtttgttgtgctggtcctggggcttgaactcagggcctgggtgctgtccttgagctttattactcaagactagcactctaccacttgagccacagctctatgtctggctttttgatgataaactggagataagagtctcacagactttcttgtctgggctggctttgaaccatgatcctctgatcttagcctcctgagtagctaggattacaggtgtgagccaccagtgcctgacagatACTTGGATTGTTTCAAGAGGGAAATGAACATTGGGTGGACCTAAGGGAGGTGAGAAGAAAGGTCTGGAATCCAGGCCATGTTGGACAGGATGTGTTGTTCATTGGAAGCAGGACTTTTAGCTCACGGCACTGGGAGCCACTGCAGAGCTGCGAGGATCAGAATGCCACTCTGGGTAACATCATGGATGACCATCTGTGGTTCCAGCTCTTGACACGGAGACCCCAGGTCCTCTGTGTTCTGATACCCCTGCCCCTGAGATTCAGACTCATTTCTGGAGTCATCAGCCACCCCAGAATGTCCTCCCTCTGTCCTTGGCCTGTGGTTTCCTACCTCTGTTTCCCCCGTGGAAGACCCGGGGCTCTCTTTGCTCTGCTTTCGCCTCTCCCTGGCCTTCAGCGCTCAGTTGAGATGTTACATCCTGGTACTTTCTCCGAATCTCATCAGTTGACTGTAGTACATTCTCCCCTGGCAGCTCTGATTTCTGGGATGTAGCAAATCTTATCTTTGGCATCCATTTTGCTCACAGCATCGATGCACACAGGACAAAAAGATACAAGTGCTCACCGAATGGACTGTGGTCCACAAAGACTTAGGGGTCCAGGTCAAGATCTTGGGGCTGTACAGCTTTGTATTCTTAAAGTTCCCCAGACTTACTTTGTGTGGGTCCCTGTGGTCCCTAGAAGAATTTAACAGGTGAGATACAGTGGGTGGTGGGAGCCATGGTAGGAGTTAGGGGTGGAGATTGGGGGGGGGCGAATGGGGGGTGCTACATAGGGAGGAGGCCCCTTGCCTAAGGTTACAGGTACTCGTTGAACTTGGGCTCCACTTGCAGGGCTTGGCTCTGTCAGCACGGAGATAAGGGTACACTGATACGTCCCCAGGCCCAGCTGGGTCCCTTCTGGGCAGCAGATCGCCTTTCAGGGAAAGGACTCCATCAGCCTGGTAAccagaggaggggcaggggggccTGGGCGGGGTGGGCAGGGGCGGCCTAGGGTGCAAGCAGAGCTTCAGCAGAATTTGGGAACACACTCAGTGACTCCCCCAGACAGCCAAATGCGTGGCGTATTGATTGGGCTGCTCTGAAGAGAATTACTCCTCTCTGATCTGTCCAGAGAAGGCCTCCCGGGTGGACAGAAGGACAGGCCACCATTCAAAatgaaataggattttttttttgggggggggagggcaggtactaaggcttgaactcagggcttaatattcttgctttttcttctcttctctctttctttgttggtcatggggcttgaactcagggcctgggtgctgtccctaagctctttcactcaaggctagtgcttttacCACTTTCACCTATAGCCCCatctctggttttctagtagttaattggaaataagagtcttatggactttcctgcctgggctggctttgaattgtgatgctcagatctcagcctcctgagtggctagggtaacaggtgtgagccaccagtgcccagcttgttcttgttttccttttttggctcaaggcactctaccacttcaatcatgccttcatttctggctttgttgttgttgtgttggtggTTGGCtagcaggagataagagtctcaaagacttctgcccagggtggctctgaactgtgattctcaaatctcagcagcCTAAGTAGCTtgggaggttttttgttgttgttgttgttttttgtgtggccagtcctgggccttggactcagggcctgagcactgtccctggcttctttttgctcaaggctagcactctgccacttgagccacagcgccacttctggccattttctatatatgtggtgctggggagtcaaacccagggcttcatgtatacgaggcaagcgctcttgccacgaggccatattcccagccccttttttgtttttttttttaaacatacattTTTCATCCTAATAAGATTGGTGGTCCTTTCTTTCATACCTGCCTTCCTGAATCAGAAGAGCAAGAATTTCTATACACATAACAGcagatggttcttttttttttctagacaatTAAGCAAATTTTTTTATTGAAGCTTACATTGTGGTACAGAAATACATTTCAACTGATTAAAGTCCAACACCAATCAATGAAGAGAGAAATTATGACACCCAAAATTTCCCTCCGCTATCATGCAAGGACACATTTCTATTCAAATCTGTAGTTTTCATCTTTCTAAGCTTTGCTCCACATAAATGTGTGCAAATTTTCAACATTAGAACTCTTAATgatattaggaaaagaaaaaccagaccTCAAGCCAAAAATGTCATCAAAATCTACAGGTATACTGTTCAAGAACAAAATCCTCCCCACAGAGCAAGTCTCAACAttaggtgctgtgctcagtaagAATCAAACGGATAAAGCTAATTGAAGCTTCAATTAAATGTTCAATCAACAGCATGCTTAAAAGTCAACAGTGTTCCAACCACTTGATCTGAAACCAAGTAGGTATTGTTTAGAAACACTAACAAAAGGTGTTTCATTTATAAATACAGAAGGAATAAAACATCACTGCATCAATCCagaaattatcaagaaaatattgtggacaataaatataaaatttagttaactttgcttttttctcagttGCTCACCAGTTTTTGCAAATATAGCTTAAAAGATGCCAACTCTTGAAAGCCTACATTTCTAGTTGAGTATTTATGAAATTTGGtgtctttcattcattcaaaaatcCTGCCACATAGTTGTATGAATAGCCTGACAGTTCTCATTCTCACTCTGGACATTATTCGTTCTGTGACTGCCATGGTAAAAAGACCACACAGGAACAGGAAGAACCAACATCTCACGTGCATCACAGAACTTTAAGCCACAAGATGAAAAAGCCACTTACTCTATTCTGAACTCTAGTTTATAGTAGAGATTGCTAATGAAAATTAGTGGCAGCGGCTGCTCAAAGTATAAGGTAAATGATCCAAGCTGAACAGGTAACCTTTATGCTAAATGTCCTTGCTTACCTACTCAGTGATAAGTTCTTCTACCAGTACTTAACAAGTTAGTATATTCCATTAGAAGCCAATCCAATTTACTTAAGAATAGAACATGGTTGGATTGTTTACAGAATACTCTGAAAATCTATAATTTTTCTATGGGTTCTTGCTGGGTAGATATGATTCAAAAGATTTGATACATTCAACTttgctactttttaaaaagagcccATGCCAACGAGGGAGGCAAAATTCCGATacccttgaaaaaaaaatgcaactcaGGGATCACCTCCCTGCTTCCCCCTCTGGGGTATGAGATTTGTATATAAACCCACAGTGTAACAGTGTATTGCTTTATATGAGGGGCAGAGGGAGAAGACACCATGGAAGAAACCAATCATAAGACTACAAATGCAAGAACAATGATTAAAATAGTAATACACACAAaaggagtaactagaattattctATGAGGATCCAACTTgtggaagaaaaattttaattgctGTTGCAAAAAACATctgtatgggggctggggatatagcctagtggcaagagtgcctgcctcggatacacgaggccctaggttcgattccccagcaccacatatacagaaaacggccagaagcggcgctgtggctcaaatgtcagagtgctagccttgagcgggaagaggccagggacagtgctcaggccctgagtccaaggcccaggactggcaaaaaaaaaaaacaaaacaacaacaacaaaaaaaacatctGTATGAAGTAGAAACTAGTTTCAGTAACATTAGTAGAGAACGTGTTCTAGAAAGTGGAGGTAACTGGATGTAAAATTCTGGCAGCAATTTAGTAGAACAGTCCCAGATGGTTAGGCTGAGGCCAACACCTAATGAGGACGAAAACCTTGTCTGTGGGGAATTTTGGATGATACCTGCAGAAATATTATACTGTGCATAAACCAAATTGAATTGTTTTCACAAGTGTTATAAAGTTTCTTATAGTAAAAGTTATGTTCTACATGCACTTCAATTTCACAGCAAGAGTGGCATAGAATACCTAAACACAGAAGAGAGCATTCATGCaatgtcgggggtttttagcttCCCACgatctcctgtcctgcaggagagacaggatagcacaccccacACGGAGGgctccaggaagaggataagagggctgacagactgccacccagcccccctttcattggaggacacacagacagtctgggagccagtcagcgctaagactcgtttaatggcggcaatgagctgttcttttaaaggggcaggagggcggtggaaggggagaggtatgtgcacctacgtaggggctgggatttgatgcctgagctgtccatcagggtggagctccgagggacctccctaaggggcagcctacatctacgtggaccgcctctgggttcaccaccaggcgccatcttggctacacgtggtcccaaggctgggaggcgggaccagctagaactgcctcttaatgatgcaaggcatctgggtgggcatgccccacatctcccccttttgttttttattaataggggaggggtaccaggctgggagaatgggtggaggttgtctcttctggaactacttcctgctgaaaaggggcgaagtggtcaggggtccctgatttgtcatttggcctggtaccgtccagtttggttggtaaaagtcctcatcatttccaggaGAATGGTAATCAGGGCcaaagggtgtcatggtctcctctggctacctcctgcagcttgggtacatcaaggagtccctggggctggggttttcagggtccagatctgcgctgggcacagcagtgtagtaagaggatggccttgaactgcaagttcccaggtggcgacctcaaTGAGGGATTTTATCCTGTTAAGAGACTTTCGaagaggtcaggcaaaaggctgacaagtttacaggaccagttaacatgaatgacatgggagaacacacccttggcgtatgccagaaaagttccaatcggagcataaacccaattgtggcccattacaaggaaggaggaataactggactgggggcaggaaggaagtgtttagggatagtggactggttgggagtaaccagtcagaggctaatatatatatatacacacaaatagatgggtaaacaactattcctcttgatctcctggcgctgattaattttgaaagggcgagacaaagtgattccatttaggatgtgacatcattctcctcttactcctctccatatccctgtttcctggactggctgagtcccaggagtccaggtgcttgttgctgggatggcatgctcccatcagcattcacagggtttgaactcagggcctgggcactgtccctgagcacttctgctcaaggctagcactctaccatttgagccatggtgccactttcagcatttcgctggttctcttgagccaagcttcctgcctggctctttgctggttagttgggagatggagttttagagagattttctgccctggctggcttcgaactgcaatccgaggagttctagccataacagccctttttatatccaattaaagcaacaaggagaacaataggaatagactcacctgtaacttgttgagaattgaccagcaACCACTTGTCAGAGtttacacttagagaacagcagactgaatgagatgaatgagatccatatgctcatatcatcatttaaccttactggagggtggaagagaacacaaataaatgacaatcgagggcaaagggttaaaacaatgtaaaagtctcagcatCAGCAGTGGccgtgtcttccatcctggatcagcacgCTTCATTAGCCATGTGTGGtgggggcaggcaggagagatgggttggatctggacgaagctgtagtagcatctctgagagtcctctggacaggctgtcacacctcctgtaagattctacacagactgtttaaagacatttgaaatctcccaatatttcctggttggttgctctgagtactctggctgctcaaatcctttatctagaaatgtattttaagcctttaaagCTTTTACATCTCTGCCTCATCCTTATTTGCATCCGAaaaaactctgaaacccagggggcatctagcctcctggctgcctgttttaaaagaactattttttttttcttcagttacgGCTATGGcacgacctttgaactcaaatgacaatttttccttaatgcaagaattacaattacaaaattagaaacacttatccattcagctttccgaTAAATTAGTGAGAAAGGTTAGCTTGCTttgtccccccttttttttctacatgcagagttaatgagaattcacttttatccccaatagtttattatacatactttaaaatatttgcctgattatatgtaacttaagatagttaggagtcttacttattacatcacagtatacacatagaatttagtacctgaatcattagactgatatccaaaacaattgtaacaaagtacttttaacagtgtttaccagaattacaaacacaagaaatccagtctcagcatctttgctttttcaatatatctaaattgcaaaaatagcataggaattaaatcacatcagataaataaactttttaaccattaagaaaacctttttccaattcttagtatctctcaaggggcagtttcagaaattccagtcaaatcactcattgctgtatattagaactttttggatttttttttttttttttttagacatgtTCGTTGCAGTTACGGagagttaccaggagctggaatctccaagtccctgcccagcctccaggaatctgGCATGTCCaccacctggggtgagggcggGAGGCGCTAGTTAAAACCCATTCTATTGCTAACCGAacttccaaacttagcaaacatcatcaaGAACCTAAGAACCTAaagccttctcttttttttttctcttttaaagcagatgttaagcaagtAAGCCCTTTTTCCTCccgggcagccagggggctgtctctctctccccccccccccatctaaaACACTTTTCAGCAAATGTttcccaggctctttaaggcCGCCTCAGAAGCCATCCTCTCTCCGGTCCACAAAACATGGTGGGAAACCTCcagtggaggaggggggaagtCCCCGGTGCGGTGCGGTGTGGCGGCAGCAGTGGGAGCGGTGGCAGGGATGACGGCGGCAGCGGCAAGGCATGGCCTTCTCAGGCTTGCACTGGGGAGCCTCCAGCGGGGAAGGGGCACGGTGGAGGCCATCCTCCATCTTGCTCATCCGCCACGCGTTCCAGCGcaggcccttccctcccctccagggtAGCAGGAGGGCTGtcccctcccaagcagccaggctgaaaagacCGGCAGCCGCCAGCCAGATCGCGGCGTGTTTCAACGCTTTCGAGGCTCTTCGAGACGCCCAAGCCTacattttgtagcatgaagctcagtgctttgagcacttggtcatcatgctgggtttgagcatgccccatcttttcgggggcCTCCCCCTCGGACTTCCATTGGCCTGGCCCGCCGGAAAGTTTTACCTCATCGTGCTTCATGCCCCAAGTTGGGCGCAAGaatgtcgggggtttttagcctcctgtgctctcctgtcctgcaggagagacgggatagcacaccccatgcagacggtccaggaagaggataagagggctgacagactgccacccagcccccctttcatcagaggacacacagacagtccgggagccagtcagcgctaagactcgtttaatggcggcaatgagctgttcttttaaaggggctggagggcggcagaaggggaggggtacgtgcacctacgtaggggctgggatttgatgcctgagctgtccatcagggtggagctccgagggacctccctaaggggcagcctacatctacgtggaccgcctctgggttcaccaccaggcgccatcttggctacacataggcccaaggctgggaggcagggccagctagaactgcctcttaatgatgcaaggcatccgggcgagCGTGCCCCACAATGCAAGATATCTAACTCCTTGATATAATAATGCATACACTTCAAAATGATTACACTATCATTACATCTAGGGCTTTTTGCAACTACAAGGTGGTGGTTATGGAAAGCATGACCCCCCAGTATCAACGTCTAGAAAGCAGCCACCACCATCtatgtgtcttctttttttgcgttttttcttcatttttcttaatcaaCTCTGCTGTTGTTGCTGCCTTTTAGCaaaactggtaaaaacaaaattgtaatCATTGAACACAGCACTCTGGCAATCAAGACGTTTGAAGCCTTCAATCTTCTGAGGAGAAGAAAGCACGGTGCGACATTTAGAACTCTGATTAACAAATAAGGTGGTCACAAATTTTCCTGGCTTGAAGACTTCCACAACTTTCCTGATCAGGTCATCATAGGAGGGCTGACTTAAGTTTGTTTCAAAGCTAACATAAGAAAACTCTGGTTCTGGAGTGATGTGAATAGTCCAATAAGTTCCATCTGATTTCATTCCATTCATTGAATACCCACAAGGATTGAACAGTGTGGCATCAATGACAGAACCTGGTATCAGGTCACGAATTCCACTCTCACGAGTGACATCCTTTGCAGTAACACTATCTTTCTTGTAGAACTGGTCCATAACTGCTGGGTCAAGCTCATTCATCAAAATTTCCAGGGTTTGATCTGGCTGGCTGATTACCAGACTCTCTGGGAAATCCAAAGTATACAAGTACCAACAGTCAGAATTCATCCGTCCCATACAATATGCTGCTCCATTTGGGAAAATTGCATTAAGAAACTCTATTTCTTCCTGGAAATTCCGGTGTGGGTATTCTTGGTGAGACGGCTTCATGAAATTCTTACGAGAATAAAAGAAGCTTTGAATTGAGTCAAACCCACTGTAATCC
This genomic stretch from Perognathus longimembris pacificus isolate PPM17 chromosome 23, ASM2315922v1, whole genome shotgun sequence harbors:
- the LOC125340940 gene encoding S-adenosylmethionine decarboxylase proenzyme-like, translating into MEAAPFFEGTEKLLEVWFSRQQPDANQGSGDLCTIPRSEWDVLLKDVQCSIISVTKTDKQEAYVLSESSMFVSKRRFILKTCGTTLLLKALVPLLKLARDYSGFDSIQSFFYSRKNFMKPSHQEYPHRNFQEEIEFLNAIFPNGAAYCMGRMNSDCWYLYTLDFPESLVISQPDQTLEILMNELDPAVMDQFYKKDSVTAKDVTRESGIRDLIPGSVIDATLFNPCGYSMNGMKSDGTYWTIHITPEPEFSYVSFETNLSQPSYDDLIRKVVEVFKPGKFVTTLFVNQSSKCRTVLSSPQKIEGFKRLDCQSAVFNDYNFVFTSFAKRQQQQQS